tctacaaagtgaacgtttcagattatcggagcaagaccggagtgggccGGGAAAcccgggacagcagccccccgcgtccCCGAATTTGTGATTGGATTTAGCTGACCTAAGTAGTGGaggaaaatgcattttttgACTTGACTTGAAAGGTTTTGAACCCTTGAATCACGGTTAGCCCGTGTTAAGACGAGTGAGCTATCATATGGTACTCCCAATTATTTACATAGCGACAAATTATCCGGTCGAACGTtatcattcacttttttttgggGTGGCCGGGAGATAAAGAGTAATCCGCATTGTATGGGGTGGGATCTTTTATTTGGAGTACCCAATAATTGGCTTGTTAACACAAAGCATTTTTCCAAACCCAAAGGCTTAAGTTGGATCGCGAGCCCTCAAGTGCCCCTGCGGGACAACAAAGTGTTGAGCCCTTCAACTAGATGGCATCCCTGGCATTATTAGTGTGAACGGACTCATTCATTTTGTTTAGTTCGTTGAGTTGTTGGCCATGTTAAAAATAAGATTGATCGGATATAGTCATTTCTACAATTAGAgttcatttttcttttagtgtttcttaaaatcatagccattttagtaattttttgtgcaagAAAAACTCGTTCTGTTGTAGATATAGATTTGGATCAATTTAAATTTTGGTATGAATGGCAACTTGATGagccaaacaaaataaacagtttTAATGAAACTTATTGACTTGGGATCAAGGATGGAGACAGAGGGGCAAGGCtgcaacaattttgaaaaatgctatTGTTATAATAGAAATGCTTTTTTAACCCCTAACTTACAAAGGCCCACCACCACGAGATGTTTTTGtgatgtatttttttatattttactaTTTCTTTAGTACTTTAGTACTATATTAACATTGATTTATCTTGTACTATTAACATTGTTCGTTTCAACACGTACGATAGAGCGAGCATCTTCAGTTATGAAACTTGTGAAGAATAAACTGTACAATAAGATGCATGAGTAAATTTTtgacaagtttcttgaacacaTGTATTTAAAACATTTTGCTAAAGATTTTGATATCAATTCtctcatcaaaatttaataatATAAAAGTGTAAAGCAAAATTCAAGATAGTTTAATTTAAAAGATTCATTGAGTTAATTACTATTTACATTTTTGGTAATCTACACATGCATATAAGAGACATTGTTCattatatttattttagtttgctattttgattttctttatcaacaaaaaattatatgttgTCCATCTTTCCATTAGACTTTTATCATATATGTTCGCCACCACAAGCTTAAAATTCTGGCTCTGTATGGTGCCCATTCACTATATTATACTGGTATTGATGCTCATACATTACTTAAGGAGGacaaagaaaaaacactttCATAATTGAATCGATCAcattattagagcatctccaatacaAGTCTTCAAATTGAAGactcaaaataatttttttattcaaaaagtaagtatGAAAGATGTAATATCCACATCAACTCCAACCCAATTCTTCATTTCTATCTCTAGTTTATAAAATAGCATTCATTTCTCtccaaaactcaatttttcctccaaaatttggACTTTCAGATTTTcataattatcaaaataaattgGTGAGTGCTTCGTTCATTCCACTATAAGGAATAacgtcccaagcgtagggcttaatacgtcagttgaaacatgataatccggaagaccgggatcgtacccacgggaataattaatatggctttgctggatttgtagatgtaagctcgggttttcggcttttagacagccaacttgattTTACGTTTGTAGTGGAAagtaaaaggggctaaattgaaaagcgaataaactaagataaaaagcaggttaggtctaggaattactaacactcacgactcaagttaaactgcatttctcatcCAATTacgcggttcaggatacacaattaaggttcccaaatcgaaaataagatggttcgattaccaagctagctctagaatttatttagcaaatgcctcgtgcgtcagagctccaagcatcatgtgtggtaagtaggcggtgctcttacctacacatgatcaaggaaattaacaccttagcgatttgacaaataaatccgaattccacatcgattctcgaaccaaaggtttcAACTTTATAGtaaaaaacgcaattctacttgagccatgaggtgttaatcaccccatgacctaaccttggaaaactactcacacatatctattgagataagagcaagcaaaaatctacttagcataattgaaataacaacgctagaagaaaattagattaaacgatagatcatGGGAtttactacaactttaatgaagacgacaatatcaaaaactaattaattaagacagaaaattaaagattcaaagctgaaaaatgaagaacaaccaagaacaattcaaaatctagatctagatctaaaaatgatgcaatcaaatctattttacttgtttgtacaatgacatcacaGGCTTTTATACTCCAAGGTACGCGCACggaattttcttcaaaagatgctctgaaaatcccCTCGTAAGTCCTCGGTATCAATGGCAATCATGGTACGCCGCTGTGTTAGGAGCTTCGGTACCGATGGGAGAACATTTGGTCTACCGATGCCGAAGGTGTTAAGGGCTGGCGCTAGAcagctcggtaccgatggaaGAGAATTTCTTCTACCGATGCCGAGGGTGTTATCTCCAGCACTTGGTCTCGTTTTCAGCCTTGGCCATGCCTTGCCTTGGCGAGCCGTCGGGTGGTCAGCGGGTCTTAAAACTTTGTTATTAGGTGATTTCCTACAAACCAAAATCAATACACCTTGCGAGCAGAAATCAGTCAAATCAACTAAGTTTAAGcgataaaataaactaaaactaaatattAGCGCACCCTCTCTTGCATAATCAGGTGCTTATCAGTGAGTAGTCTTGTTTTAAAGGTCTCATGAATATCTTTCCAATTACTATGCTAATTTTATGAAAATTGAATTAACATTTTAAAgtgtaaaaataaaatgaagaatgtGTTTcatttttggaggaagaaaatgagagatGGTTGGAAGCCAATAATTCTTCGAAATGAAGAAATGGGATCCGGGGATCCAGCAGCTAGGCAGAACTGCTGGAACTGCAGGGCACcaaaactacgtcgttttgGTGCCAAATGGAAATGCCACTAAAGCCATCGAAACTACGTCGTTTTGAGCCAAGGAAATAAACCAACTGGATACCTCAATGCAGCTGCAGTACAGGAATTATAGGgcaccaaaacgacgtcgttttggtgcCAAATGGGGATATTACGCACTCAAAACTACATCATTTTGCAatttgcacaaaaaaaattggacaataATTCCCCATTAAAGATTATAGACGTTAAAATAAGGCCACTCAAGAAGCAACATCCAAAGTCCTCCCTATCAAATTATCAACCAGAAAATAAAGTGAAGAACTCGTGCATATTTAAATTAAAACCATTATCCACAAtgccaaaatctaaaatcaaaaACCATAACACCGAAGTctcaaaccaccaaaacggcATCACCATCTTCCATAACCTTAATAGAATGTGTTAATTAAACAATAAATATCTCACCAAAAAGAGAGTCATTGATATCTAAAATTTAACCCCTCATTATCCTTACATTACACTTCAATTTTTTGCGGGGTATCCCGAATAAGCCAATATTTCCATAAAAGAAGCATCATGCAAGATTGAGTCGCCAGCCCATGAAGAGTAACTCGTTGCATCAAATGGCATCtcctgaggaaaaaaaatacaaaggatAAGTTAAAAGCAAATAAGATGAATGCCGTTAGTTTTCCATTTTAATTTTCGGAATTGATAGTAACAATGTAAACACACCTTCAAAGTTTGTGGATTACATGATGCTTGTGAAGATGATGGAATTGATTGACCACTATCTTCATAACTTATCATTTGTGGAACATATGGGATTCCAACATCCTGAAACAGAAAAATGTATTCACAAGTAAATGCAACATATCATATCACGTTATAACTTAAgcacaaataaaaataactaaccGATGGTTGCTTCAAAACCGAACCATGCACAATTGTAGTAGTGGCAACATGATCAACATGCTATGGAAATTGTAAAATAGTTAGAAGTGCAACGcataaagttaaaaaaaaaaaaaaaaagtctacacATTTATAATAAACTAGTTGCGTAGGATTTATACCTCACTAAGCTGTGTCGTAGAGTGTGAAACAACTTTCTTCCTCTTTCTAGACTTGAGCTCATGCCAAGGTTTTAATCTTCTCGTACCCTTAATTTGAATgccgtttttcttcttcaaacctTTGACTCGTGCGAATTGAGCATCAACCTCCAATTCTTTCTCCACTTCAATGGGGGCTCCCTCTCCCGCTCCAAGAAGCATATCGGCGACTTTTGCACACATGTATTCCAACGTCTCTTCCACAAATTCATATGTTTCTTCAAGTTCACATGACTGAGTAGCTAACTTTACCATCTTTGGACAAATAATCCTAAAACGAGCCGCTTTTAGTAATTTAGGATCATTCTCATCCACTCTACTTTTGCCCTTCTCCAATTCCCACTCCTTTGCATTTAATCGCCATCGCCCTAATACATACCTTTCAGGAATTTCCATAACACTCATTCGATCAAGCCCCTTAATTGCATGGCTACATAAAATTCCGAAACTTTCAAATTTTCGACACGTACAACAAACATCTCGACAAATAGTTTCGTCAGTCTCATCTATTTCAACACTACCCTTCACCACATACTCCACATTCTGTCCACGCATGGTAATCACACAACTAAATTGTTCTTCCAACTCATGACATTGCTTCACCTTACAACGAAGTGAGGTGTCAAGCTCATCATGGAACAAGTCAAACAGAGGAGGGGAGTACAATTGTGCAACTTGAATTAACATAGGAGATTTTTTCAGCAACAATCTCTGCAACTTTTCTCTAGAATTGTATATGGCTTTAGATTCCTCATACCTCTTCTCCACAACAATTATGTCAAATTGAGTCAAGAATTGAACAATGTTGAGATCCGATTTTAAACACCTCTTTAGTTTTGCATTAAGGCTCTCACTAAGTTGGGTGCTCCGCATTCCCGCAGTGTATGACCATTTCATGTATACATGCGCCCATTTCTCTCTAATTTCCCAAGTTTTAGCCATCCAAGAGTTATCTTGTAAATTGTATTTCTTAATCAAAGTATGCCAAGCTTTCTCTAACTCATTTATCTCCTCGTACCCAAAAATGCAAGCATTGAACTCTTTACCAAAGTTTGAATCAGCATGGAACAAGTAACCCAAATGCTTCAAAGCATTTTGATTAAGGTGAAACGTGCACAATCCATGACTTACATCGGGCATGACATTGGAAATTGCCTTAGCCATTGCGGCATCTTGGTCTGTGAAAATGGTAGTAGGCTTTTTTCCGGACATAGCATGCAAAAAGGTCTTAAATAACCACTCAAAGGAATCTGCCGTTTCATCATATAATAGTGCTGCACCAAAAATCGTTGTCATTCTGAAATGGTTAAAGCCAGTGAAAAGAGCAAAGGGTCGGCACTCTTTGTTTGTGCAGAATGT
This DNA window, taken from Rhododendron vialii isolate Sample 1 chromosome 8a, ASM3025357v1, encodes the following:
- the LOC131298009 gene encoding protein FAR-RED IMPAIRED RESPONSE 1-like isoform X1 yields the protein MSGKKPTTIFTDQDAAMAKAISNVMPDVSHGLCTFHLNQNALKHLGYLFHADSNFGKEFNACIFGYEEINELEKAWHTLIKKYNLQDNSWMAKTWEIREKWAHVYMKWSYTAGMRSTQLSESLNAKLKRCLKSDLNIVQFLTQFDIIVVEKRYEESKAIYNSREKLQRLLLKKSPMLIQVAQLYSPPLFDLFHDELDTSLRCKVKQCHELEEQFSCVITMRGQNVEYVVKGSVEIDETDETICRDVCCTCRKFESFGILCSHAIKGLDRMSVMEIPERYVLGRWRLNAKEWELEKGKSRVDENDPKLLKAARFRIICPKMVKLATQSCELEETYEFVEETLEYMCAKVADMLLGAGEGAPIEVEKELEVDAQFARVKGLKKKNGIQIKGTRRLKPWHELKSRKRKKVVSHSTTQLSEHVDHVATTTIVHGSVLKQPSDVGIPYVPQMISYEDSGQSIPSSSQASCNPQTLKVCHLMQRVTLHGLATQSCMMLLLWKYWLIRDTPQKIEV
- the LOC131298009 gene encoding protein FAR-RED IMPAIRED RESPONSE 1-like isoform X2, which gives rise to MSGKKPTTIFTDQDAAMAKAISNVMPDVSHGLCTFHLNQNALKHLGYLFHADSNFGKEFNACIFGYEEINELEKAWHTLIKKYNLQDNSWMAKTWEIREKWAHVYMKWSYTAGMRSTQLSESLNAKLKRCLKSDLNIVQFLTQFDIIVVEKRYEESKAIYNSREKLQRLLLKKSPMLIQVAQLYSPPLFDLFHDELDTSLRCKVKQCHELEEQFSCVITMRGQNVEYVVKGSVEIDETDETICRDVCCTCRKFESFGILCSHAIKGLDRMSVMEIPERYVLGRWRLNAKEWELEKGKSRVDENDPKLLKAARFRIICPKMVKLATQSCELEETYEFVEETLEYMCAKVADMLLGAGEGAPIEVEKELEVDAQFARVKGLKKKNGIQIKGTRRLKPWHELKSRKRKKVVSHSTTQLSEHVDHVATTTIVHGSVLKQPSDVGIPYVPQMISYEDSGQSIPSSSQASCNPQTLKEMPFDATSYSSWAGDSILHDASFMEILAYSGYPAKN